The Solanum lycopersicum chromosome 2, SLM_r2.1 DNA window GCCCCttttacaagaatttaaattttacacaTACAAATTCAGTCGCAAAAACTTGCGTTTCTTTTCCTTTCCGGGTTGGGAAAAAAATTTCCTCACAATAACCTACTACGACAATGGACTTTTTTCTGTAatacttcatattttttaaaaaaacttgaaCTCCATGTTTGTGATTACTGCAATACTGCCGATAGGACACTATAAGAGTATAAAACGTTGTAGTAAGCATATTAATCTCATGTCACCTGGGTGAGCAACGATGGCTATGGTGTTATGGTTGTCACATGTTTTGGCTCTAATTTTTGACCGAAGAGTTTCTGGGATGATATAGTGAGGGCCCTATACGTACTAGTTCATTGTACTAGTAATAATTAAGATTATCTACAAGTACAACCTTTCAAGCATTATTAAGCCTATTCAGCAACTACTTACTAATAATATCATAGTATGTTAAATATAATCAAGCATCCTACTAGTACTTTATATTTGTAGAGCATAAAATCATTAATTCTATTACCTACCTATTGATTAGTTCAGTAGTTTAATTTCCCTTTACTTTGCTACTCAAATTATAGCAAGCACGGTGAAAGAGAAAGACTGTTTAATTTTGTCTATGTTATTTCCATGATTGATACCCCCGACAACACAAAAACAAGGAAAAATACAAATCCAGTAACTTAGCGATCGCAATCCAATGCACAGAATAGGGAATTTAAAGAGACTTTTGTGATAGAATTAATTGGTGCTACTAGTGAGTACTTACCACATAAGGTTTAAATTTTGTGATCAAAGAATAGTAATTACTACTATTTGTCTAATAATAAACTATCAGATTTATgcacaaaaaaaaagagtgtcTCTAATTAATTTATCTAAATTGGGATTTTGTAGTCTTGCCtgtttaattttgtttcttcttggTTGCTTGTTTGCTGTTGTGCATCCACACTTTGAACACTTGTCTCTTCACGCCCACTTCATTACAAAATTGATGCACTTCTTGTTCATCTTGTTTCTGAATTCTCCATCCCAGTTTCTCAGCGAACTCTAGCATTCTATCTTTCTGTTGTTGACTGAATTTCGTTCGAAATCTCTTCTTCGATGCCGAAAAATTACAAGGCTGAATTACCCCTTGTCCTCCGTGAAACATATTCAGATCTTCACTTGATGATTCAGCTGCAACTCCCGTGTTCCCGCCGAAACTCATCATTACTGGTGCCATGTGACCTCTTGGATAGCTGTGAGGGTATTTATGATGGTGTTGTTGCTGCGTAGGCACAGCTGGAAGAGAAGGCGGAGTTTGGTTGGGTATACGGTGGTTATTTCTATGCACACCAGGTGTTTGTGATTCGTCCTCAGTCTCTTTCCTATGAAAATTGCGGTGACAATCACAAGCTGCACATTTCAGGTATTCTAGTGTCTCCTCTTCTCCGCTTGGCATGAATTCTCCGCAACCGTCTAGTACATATCCTCCCAAATTTGCAGCATGATTTTTGAGACATTCTTTGTACCGGACGGGGGTAATATTCCTCTCACTTGCTGAACTAGTAGATAGTTGTCGAACTGGATCTGGATCTGAATTTTGAGTAATATTATGCTGATCTAGGGTTTGGTTAGGGCTAAAAATGGTATTCTCATGTTCATTTGTTGTTCTATTTGGTGCGGTAAGGAACTTGTTTGCTGCAGAGGA harbors:
- the LOC101261565 gene encoding zinc-finger homeodomain protein 6; amino-acid sequence: MEHRGQEKDMGLPNPNPMSYNPSQLNQQESSSSAANKFLTAPNRTTNEHENTIFSPNQTLDQHNITQNSDPDPVRQLSTSSASERNITPVRYKECLKNHAANLGGYVLDGCGEFMPSGEEETLEYLKCAACDCHRNFHRKETEDESQTPGVHRNNHRIPNQTPPSLPAVPTQQQHHHKYPHSYPRGHMAPVMMSFGGNTGVAAESSSEDLNMFHGGQGVIQPCNFSASKKRFRTKFSQQQKDRMLEFAEKLGWRIQKQDEQEVHQFCNEVGVKRQVFKVWMHNSKQATKKKQN